One Osmerus eperlanus chromosome 23, fOsmEpe2.1, whole genome shotgun sequence DNA segment encodes these proteins:
- the ino80b gene encoding INO80 complex subunit B isoform X2 — translation MGKKKDMIHPRFLIGDGGIGLHGGVHKRKHKKHKKHKKKHHRDDGHGFSEALESDSGMVVRPPPQLRPPPQLRLKIKLGGQTLGTKSVPTFTVLPGVARPPSPLMIVDDDDDDDNDDEEDEPSEGVPLEQYRAWLDEDSNLAPSPLPDLDSDSMLGGPVDEEEKWLDALEKGELDDNGELKKEIDVSLLTARQKALLHKQQSQPLLELPMGYKEKEMTAEMMVKREERARKRRLQAAKKAEDNKNQTIERLTKTSKAKIKSMRERKSKQAQCPMVRYSDSAQGMAISFPTGVSTPATQPPRPPPPAPAGCGVAGCTNLKRYSCSKTGTPLCGLECYKKNMILVESVA, via the exons AtgggaaaaaagaaagacatgATTCACCCGAGGTTTCTTATCG GTGATGGCGGTATCGGACTACACGGCGGCGTCCACAAGCGGAAACACAAAAAGCACAAGAAGCACAAGAAGAAGCACCACAGGGACGACGGCCACGGCTTCTCCGAGGCTCTGGAGTCGGACTCCGGCATGGTAGTCCGGCCCCCTCCCCAGCTCCGACCCCCTCCACAGCTCCGGCTCAAGATCAAACTGGGAGGTCAGACACTGGGGACAAAGAG CGTGCCAACCTTCACCGTGCTTCCAGGGGTcgcccgccctccctctccattGATGAtcgttgatgatgatgacgatgatgacaaCGACGATGAGGAAGACGAGCCCTCCGAGGGGGTTCCTCTGGAGCAGTACAGGGCCTGGTTGG ATGAGGATAGTAACCTGGCCCCGTCCCCCCTGCCAGACCTGGACTCAGACTCCATGCTGGGGGGGCCggtggacgaggaggagaagtgGCTGGACGCCCTGGAGAAGGGCGAGCTGGACGACAACggggagctgaagaaggagatCGACGTGTCCCTGCTCACTGCCAGACAG AAAGCCCTTCTGCACAAGCAGCAGAGCCAGCCCCTCCTGGAGCTGCCCATGGGCTacaaggagaaggagatgacGGCCGAGATGATGGTGAAGAGGGAGGAACGCGCCCGTAAGAGGCGCCTGCAGGCCGCCAAGAAGGCCGAGGACAACAAGAACCAGACCATCGAGAGGCTCACCAAGACCAGCAAGGCCAAGATCAAGAGCATGCGGGAACGCAAGTCCAAACAGGCCCAGTGCCCCATGGTCCGCTACAGTGACTCTGCACAGGGGATGGCCATCTCCTTCCCCACCGGGGTGAGCACCCCAGCCACCCAGCCTCCTCGCCCaccgcccccagccccagcagggTGTGGGGTGGCTGGGTGCACCAACCTGAAGAGGTACTCTTGCTCCAAGACTGGGACTCCACTCTGCGGCCTGGAGTGCTATAAGAAGAACATGATACTTGTGGAAAGCGTTGCTTGA
- the ino80b gene encoding INO80 complex subunit B isoform X1, whose product MGKKKDMIHPRFLIGDGGIGLHGGVHKRKHKKHKKHKKKHHRDDGHGFSEALESDSGMVVRPPPQLRPPPQLRLKIKLGGQTLGTKSVPTFTVLPGVARPPSPLMIVDDDDDDDNDDEEDEPSEGVPLEQYRAWLGESQDEDSNLAPSPLPDLDSDSMLGGPVDEEEKWLDALEKGELDDNGELKKEIDVSLLTARQKALLHKQQSQPLLELPMGYKEKEMTAEMMVKREERARKRRLQAAKKAEDNKNQTIERLTKTSKAKIKSMRERKSKQAQCPMVRYSDSAQGMAISFPTGVSTPATQPPRPPPPAPAGCGVAGCTNLKRYSCSKTGTPLCGLECYKKNMILVESVA is encoded by the exons AtgggaaaaaagaaagacatgATTCACCCGAGGTTTCTTATCG GTGATGGCGGTATCGGACTACACGGCGGCGTCCACAAGCGGAAACACAAAAAGCACAAGAAGCACAAGAAGAAGCACCACAGGGACGACGGCCACGGCTTCTCCGAGGCTCTGGAGTCGGACTCCGGCATGGTAGTCCGGCCCCCTCCCCAGCTCCGACCCCCTCCACAGCTCCGGCTCAAGATCAAACTGGGAGGTCAGACACTGGGGACAAAGAG CGTGCCAACCTTCACCGTGCTTCCAGGGGTcgcccgccctccctctccattGATGAtcgttgatgatgatgacgatgatgacaaCGACGATGAGGAAGACGAGCCCTCCGAGGGGGTTCCTCTGGAGCAGTACAGGGCCTGGTTGGGTGAGTCCCAAG ATGAGGATAGTAACCTGGCCCCGTCCCCCCTGCCAGACCTGGACTCAGACTCCATGCTGGGGGGGCCggtggacgaggaggagaagtgGCTGGACGCCCTGGAGAAGGGCGAGCTGGACGACAACggggagctgaagaaggagatCGACGTGTCCCTGCTCACTGCCAGACAG AAAGCCCTTCTGCACAAGCAGCAGAGCCAGCCCCTCCTGGAGCTGCCCATGGGCTacaaggagaaggagatgacGGCCGAGATGATGGTGAAGAGGGAGGAACGCGCCCGTAAGAGGCGCCTGCAGGCCGCCAAGAAGGCCGAGGACAACAAGAACCAGACCATCGAGAGGCTCACCAAGACCAGCAAGGCCAAGATCAAGAGCATGCGGGAACGCAAGTCCAAACAGGCCCAGTGCCCCATGGTCCGCTACAGTGACTCTGCACAGGGGATGGCCATCTCCTTCCCCACCGGGGTGAGCACCCCAGCCACCCAGCCTCCTCGCCCaccgcccccagccccagcagggTGTGGGGTGGCTGGGTGCACCAACCTGAAGAGGTACTCTTGCTCCAAGACTGGGACTCCACTCTGCGGCCTGGAGTGCTATAAGAAGAACATGATACTTGTGGAAAGCGTTGCTTGA
- the intu gene encoding protein inturned isoform X2, translated as MFNIAIDGGSFSKNLDDFDSIRSVLLYSDLEPEWLDDVQENGELFYLELSEGEEEAALAQASANQGLSTNHVRFSEKEAEIITEEKKKKKRPESGTKGEHGLKRLARILRRTRRPSQRRGKDGDGRDSHPASILKNQVGQRSGVTVRQQHLKEACVYLNPKRLGGSSPPPPERGGLLEALLGVVHRPGWGGAEQGDAARGRGEERIGVHGLVPGSPAVRCGQILIGDVLVAVDDVEVSSENIERVLSCIPGPTQVKLTLETSSPAEGAPAGSSPPRSRPGPQVSQLVRLLWGEDATELQMSIGHIPHIVMYLSLKLDSDSPLEEQEILYQYPASEASSQLKGVRGIFLTLCDMLENVTGSQIVSSSLLLRKHLVHVGYWKESNNLLVIGLPAERVPLLYLQTVVGGVVRTLKVMHGSLDRAFCEPDHGPRLDHFFCLFFQQLIQPSRLSDSPGASTPDVSATLFLNGLPAVRWLTLPPEIKMEVDSVLSDFESSDFGEMSEDFYGMRRLYLTLGSCLFYKGYLIANHLPKEDLLDVCLYCQHYCLLPLAAEQRVGQLVVWREVFPRHRAQDRDQYHRPGYLQAHGRYFLLIVGLRHCMQCVLLEAGGCASPALGSPGPDCVYVDQVKATLLQLEGLEAGMEERLATPPAPCLSCSDWFLPSAARERLDSLAASSPVLSKLAGAVKMSGSGGGRGRSLFGERTRRPSPQRSLSDSGSEGGQPEGGAGPGLSPHSTPDSGRKLGGRRDSLGSGGSDGSGGSGGIFKIPRMKHPNPFYLGTLKKILTERETEEMYNTMKLTSGAENTLFHYVLMETVQGIFIAPTHREVAQLSGSIHPQLIRNFHHCCLSIRAAFQQSLPPRGRRGADRTQRGSGLGPVKEHGVLFQCKPENWTDQKRPAPTMTYWVIGRMLLEPVPQEFYVCFHDSVAEIPVEMAFRLSFGLAL; from the exons ATGTTTAACATCGCCATAGATGGAGGATCATTTTCCAAGAATTTGGACGACTTTGATTCCATACGCAGTGTGCTATTGTACAG CGATCTGGAACCCGAATGGCTGGACGACGTCCAGGAGAACGGGGAGCTCTTCTACCTGGAGCTGagcgagggtgaggaggaggccgCGTTGGCCCAGGCCTCCGCCAATCAGGGGCTCTCCACCAATCACGTGCGCTTCAGCGAGAAGGAGGCGGAGATCATcacggaggagaagaagaagaagaagcggCCCGAGTCGGGGACCAAAGGGGAGCACGGCCTCAAGAGGCTGGCCAGGATCCTGAGGAGGACCAGGCGGCCCTCCCAGCGCCGGGGGAAAGACGGCGACGGGAGAGACTCGCACCCGGCGTCCATCTTGAAGAACCAGGTGGGCCAGAGGTCGGGGGTCACGGTCCGGCAGCAGCACCTGAAAGAGGCCTGCGTCTACCTCAACCCTAAGCGGCTGGGCGGatcctctcccccgcccccggAGCGAGGGGGGCTGCTGGAGGCGCTGCTGGGGGTGGTGCACCGCCCCGGCTGGGGCGGGGCGGAGCAGGGGGACGCGGCGCGGGGGCGCGGGGAGGAGAGGATCGGCGTGCACGGCCTGGTCCCCGGCAGTCCGGCCGTCAGGTGCGGACAGATACTCATCG GTGACGTTCTAGTGGCGGTGGATGACGTTGAAGTGTCCTCAGAGAACATAGAGAGGGTTCTGTCCTGCATCCCCGGACCCACACAG gtGAAGCTAACCCTGGAGACGTCCAGCCCAGCGGAGGGGGCTCccgcaggctcctccccccccaggtcCAGGCCCGGCCCCCAGGTCAGCCAGCTGGTGCGGCTCCTCTGGGGGGAGGACGCCACGGAGCTGCAGATGTCCATAGGTCACATCCCTCACATCGTCATGTACCTGTCACTCAAACTGGACTCGGACTCCCCCCTGGAGGAG cagGAGATCCTGTACCAGTACCCAGCATCGGAGGCCTCCAGCCAGCtgaagggggtgagagggatttTCCTCACCCTGTGTGACATGCTGGAGAACGTCACTGGGAGCCAGATAgtcag tTCCTCTCTTCTGTTGAGAAAGCACCTGGTCCATGTGGGCTACTGGAAGGAAAGTAACAACCTGCTGGTCATTGGCCTGCCCGCTGAGAG AGTTCCCTTGCTGTATCTGCAGACGGTGGTGGGGGGCGTTGTGAGAACTCTCAAAGTCATGCACGGCTCCTTGGACAG ggcgTTCTGTGAGCCCGACCATGGCCCCAGGCTGGACCACTTCTTCTGCCTGTTCTTCCAGCAGTTGATCCAGCCCTCCAGGCTGAGCGACAGCCCCGGGGCCTCCACCCCCGACGTCTCCGCCACGCTCTTCCTCAACGGCCTGCCGGCGGTCCGCTGGCTCACCCTGCCCCCCGAAATCAAG atGGAGGTTGATAGCGTCCTCTCAGACTTTGAATCGTCTGATTTTGGAGAAATG tcagaggaCTTCTACGGCATGAGACGTCTGTATCTGACTCTTGGCTCGTGTCTGTTCTACAAG GGCTACCTGATAGCCAACCACCTCCCCAAAGAGGACCTGCTGGACGTGTGTCTGTACTGCCAGCACTACTGCCTCCTGCCCCTGGCCGCAGAGCAGCGCGTGGGGCAGCTGGTGGTCTGGAGGGAGGTGTTCCCTCGCCACCGGGCCCAGGACAGGGACCAGTACCACCGGCCGGGCTACCTCCAGGCCCACGGACGATACTTCCTGCTCATCGTAGGGCTG AGACactgtatgcagtgtgtgttgcTGGAGGCGGGGGGCTGTGCCTCCCCAGCCCTGGGTTCCCCTGGTCCTGACTGTGTCTACGTCGACCAG gtcAAGGCCACGCTGCTCCAGCTGGAGGGCCTGGAGGCGGGCATGGAGGAGCGTCTGGCcacgcccccagccccctgcctctcctgctccgATTGGTTCCTGCCCTCCGCCGCCAGGGAGCGCCTCGACAGCCTGGCCGCCTCGTCCCCGGTCCTCAGCAAGCTGGCGGGCGCCGTCAAGATGTCCGGGAGTGGCggcggcagggggaggagcctgttcGGGGAGCGGACCCGTAGGCCCAGCCCCCAGAGGAGTCTGTCGGACAGCGGGAGCGAGGGGGGGCAgccggaggggggggcggggccagggctCAGCCCTCACTCCACCCCTGATTCGGGCAGGAAgctagggggcaggagagactcTCTGGGGTCCGGAGGCTCCGACGGGAGCGGAGGAAGCGGGGGCATCTTCAAG ATCCCCAGGATGAAGCACCCCAACCCGTTCTACCTGGGCACCCTGAAGAAGATCCtgacggagagggagacggaggagatGTACAACACTATGAA gCTGACGTCGGGGGCGGAGAACACCCTGTTCCACTACGTGCTGATGGAGACGGTGCAGGGCATCTTCATCGCCCCCACCCACAGGGAGGTGGCCCAGCTCAGCGGCTCCATCCACCCTCAGCTCATCAGGAACTTCCACCACTGCTGCCTGTCCATACGGGCCGCCTTCCAGCAGAGCCTGCCGCCccgg GGGCGGCGTGGAGCAGACAGGACTCAGAGAGGCTCGGGGCTGGGCCCGGTGAAGGAGCACGGGGTCCTGTTCCAGTGCAAACCTGAGAACTGGACCGACCAGAAGAGGCCCGCCCCCACCATGACCTACTGGGTCATAGG acggATGCTTCTAGAACCCGTCCCTCAGGAATTCTATGTGTGTTTCCACGATTCCGTAGCAGAGATTCCGGTGGAGATGGCCTTCAGACTGTCCTTCGGCCTGGccttgtga
- the intu gene encoding protein inturned isoform X1: MASVEFHGSVGTFEASEPAGEESEDRKGGGEHDNGSDSESTSSSFSGSDYSDDLEPEWLDDVQENGELFYLELSEGEEEAALAQASANQGLSTNHVRFSEKEAEIITEEKKKKKRPESGTKGEHGLKRLARILRRTRRPSQRRGKDGDGRDSHPASILKNQVGQRSGVTVRQQHLKEACVYLNPKRLGGSSPPPPERGGLLEALLGVVHRPGWGGAEQGDAARGRGEERIGVHGLVPGSPAVRCGQILIGDVLVAVDDVEVSSENIERVLSCIPGPTQVKLTLETSSPAEGAPAGSSPPRSRPGPQVSQLVRLLWGEDATELQMSIGHIPHIVMYLSLKLDSDSPLEEQEILYQYPASEASSQLKGVRGIFLTLCDMLENVTGSQIVSSSLLLRKHLVHVGYWKESNNLLVIGLPAERVPLLYLQTVVGGVVRTLKVMHGSLDRAFCEPDHGPRLDHFFCLFFQQLIQPSRLSDSPGASTPDVSATLFLNGLPAVRWLTLPPEIKMEVDSVLSDFESSDFGEMSEDFYGMRRLYLTLGSCLFYKGYLIANHLPKEDLLDVCLYCQHYCLLPLAAEQRVGQLVVWREVFPRHRAQDRDQYHRPGYLQAHGRYFLLIVGLRHCMQCVLLEAGGCASPALGSPGPDCVYVDQVKATLLQLEGLEAGMEERLATPPAPCLSCSDWFLPSAARERLDSLAASSPVLSKLAGAVKMSGSGGGRGRSLFGERTRRPSPQRSLSDSGSEGGQPEGGAGPGLSPHSTPDSGRKLGGRRDSLGSGGSDGSGGSGGIFKIPRMKHPNPFYLGTLKKILTERETEEMYNTMKLTSGAENTLFHYVLMETVQGIFIAPTHREVAQLSGSIHPQLIRNFHHCCLSIRAAFQQSLPPRGRRGADRTQRGSGLGPVKEHGVLFQCKPENWTDQKRPAPTMTYWVIGRMLLEPVPQEFYVCFHDSVAEIPVEMAFRLSFGLAL; this comes from the exons ATGGCCTCTGTAGAGTTTCACGGATCAGTTGGAACGTTTGAGGCTAGCGAGCCCgcgggagaggagagcgaggacaGGAAGGGTGGTGGTGAGCATGACAACGGGAGCGATAGTGAATCCACATCATCAAGTTTCAGTGGCTCTGACTACTCTGA CGATCTGGAACCCGAATGGCTGGACGACGTCCAGGAGAACGGGGAGCTCTTCTACCTGGAGCTGagcgagggtgaggaggaggccgCGTTGGCCCAGGCCTCCGCCAATCAGGGGCTCTCCACCAATCACGTGCGCTTCAGCGAGAAGGAGGCGGAGATCATcacggaggagaagaagaagaagaagcggCCCGAGTCGGGGACCAAAGGGGAGCACGGCCTCAAGAGGCTGGCCAGGATCCTGAGGAGGACCAGGCGGCCCTCCCAGCGCCGGGGGAAAGACGGCGACGGGAGAGACTCGCACCCGGCGTCCATCTTGAAGAACCAGGTGGGCCAGAGGTCGGGGGTCACGGTCCGGCAGCAGCACCTGAAAGAGGCCTGCGTCTACCTCAACCCTAAGCGGCTGGGCGGatcctctcccccgcccccggAGCGAGGGGGGCTGCTGGAGGCGCTGCTGGGGGTGGTGCACCGCCCCGGCTGGGGCGGGGCGGAGCAGGGGGACGCGGCGCGGGGGCGCGGGGAGGAGAGGATCGGCGTGCACGGCCTGGTCCCCGGCAGTCCGGCCGTCAGGTGCGGACAGATACTCATCG GTGACGTTCTAGTGGCGGTGGATGACGTTGAAGTGTCCTCAGAGAACATAGAGAGGGTTCTGTCCTGCATCCCCGGACCCACACAG gtGAAGCTAACCCTGGAGACGTCCAGCCCAGCGGAGGGGGCTCccgcaggctcctccccccccaggtcCAGGCCCGGCCCCCAGGTCAGCCAGCTGGTGCGGCTCCTCTGGGGGGAGGACGCCACGGAGCTGCAGATGTCCATAGGTCACATCCCTCACATCGTCATGTACCTGTCACTCAAACTGGACTCGGACTCCCCCCTGGAGGAG cagGAGATCCTGTACCAGTACCCAGCATCGGAGGCCTCCAGCCAGCtgaagggggtgagagggatttTCCTCACCCTGTGTGACATGCTGGAGAACGTCACTGGGAGCCAGATAgtcag tTCCTCTCTTCTGTTGAGAAAGCACCTGGTCCATGTGGGCTACTGGAAGGAAAGTAACAACCTGCTGGTCATTGGCCTGCCCGCTGAGAG AGTTCCCTTGCTGTATCTGCAGACGGTGGTGGGGGGCGTTGTGAGAACTCTCAAAGTCATGCACGGCTCCTTGGACAG ggcgTTCTGTGAGCCCGACCATGGCCCCAGGCTGGACCACTTCTTCTGCCTGTTCTTCCAGCAGTTGATCCAGCCCTCCAGGCTGAGCGACAGCCCCGGGGCCTCCACCCCCGACGTCTCCGCCACGCTCTTCCTCAACGGCCTGCCGGCGGTCCGCTGGCTCACCCTGCCCCCCGAAATCAAG atGGAGGTTGATAGCGTCCTCTCAGACTTTGAATCGTCTGATTTTGGAGAAATG tcagaggaCTTCTACGGCATGAGACGTCTGTATCTGACTCTTGGCTCGTGTCTGTTCTACAAG GGCTACCTGATAGCCAACCACCTCCCCAAAGAGGACCTGCTGGACGTGTGTCTGTACTGCCAGCACTACTGCCTCCTGCCCCTGGCCGCAGAGCAGCGCGTGGGGCAGCTGGTGGTCTGGAGGGAGGTGTTCCCTCGCCACCGGGCCCAGGACAGGGACCAGTACCACCGGCCGGGCTACCTCCAGGCCCACGGACGATACTTCCTGCTCATCGTAGGGCTG AGACactgtatgcagtgtgtgttgcTGGAGGCGGGGGGCTGTGCCTCCCCAGCCCTGGGTTCCCCTGGTCCTGACTGTGTCTACGTCGACCAG gtcAAGGCCACGCTGCTCCAGCTGGAGGGCCTGGAGGCGGGCATGGAGGAGCGTCTGGCcacgcccccagccccctgcctctcctgctccgATTGGTTCCTGCCCTCCGCCGCCAGGGAGCGCCTCGACAGCCTGGCCGCCTCGTCCCCGGTCCTCAGCAAGCTGGCGGGCGCCGTCAAGATGTCCGGGAGTGGCggcggcagggggaggagcctgttcGGGGAGCGGACCCGTAGGCCCAGCCCCCAGAGGAGTCTGTCGGACAGCGGGAGCGAGGGGGGGCAgccggaggggggggcggggccagggctCAGCCCTCACTCCACCCCTGATTCGGGCAGGAAgctagggggcaggagagactcTCTGGGGTCCGGAGGCTCCGACGGGAGCGGAGGAAGCGGGGGCATCTTCAAG ATCCCCAGGATGAAGCACCCCAACCCGTTCTACCTGGGCACCCTGAAGAAGATCCtgacggagagggagacggaggagatGTACAACACTATGAA gCTGACGTCGGGGGCGGAGAACACCCTGTTCCACTACGTGCTGATGGAGACGGTGCAGGGCATCTTCATCGCCCCCACCCACAGGGAGGTGGCCCAGCTCAGCGGCTCCATCCACCCTCAGCTCATCAGGAACTTCCACCACTGCTGCCTGTCCATACGGGCCGCCTTCCAGCAGAGCCTGCCGCCccgg GGGCGGCGTGGAGCAGACAGGACTCAGAGAGGCTCGGGGCTGGGCCCGGTGAAGGAGCACGGGGTCCTGTTCCAGTGCAAACCTGAGAACTGGACCGACCAGAAGAGGCCCGCCCCCACCATGACCTACTGGGTCATAGG acggATGCTTCTAGAACCCGTCCCTCAGGAATTCTATGTGTGTTTCCACGATTCCGTAGCAGAGATTCCGGTGGAGATGGCCTTCAGACTGTCCTTCGGCCTGGccttgtga
- the trmt10b gene encoding tRNA methyltransferase 10 homolog B — translation MAKNVLRKQRNWERILASKRSKRRDEKTKRKQNRTDVDNPQFSKRVTKAITKERLAEAQTSGPKLCLDLSMTDYMSDKEISRLASQIRRLYGSNRKATRPFHLYLADLSQDSRLYRECLRMNDGFHNYVMDVTEASCLDLFPPENVTYLTPDAEEALERIESDKVYVLGGLVDESIQRKITYMRAKELKVRTARLPIDEYMVKKENPKNFYSKILSINQVLDILLTLRDTGSWIKALQAWFPQGKGFVVAPEAANHSVSGQDMNVTCT, via the exons ATGGCA AAAAATGTCCTCAGGAAGCAGCGAAATTGGGAGAGGATCCTGGCGTCGAAAAGGAGCAAAAGGCGTGATGAGAAGACAAAGAGGAAACAGAACC GCACTGATGTGGACAACCCCCAGTTTAGCAAACGTGTCACTAAGGCGATCACCAAGGAGCGTTTAGCAGAGGCACAGACTTCGGGACCCAAACTGTGCTTAGACCTGAGCATGACAGACTACATGTCAGACAAG GAAATAAGCCGTCTTGCTAGTCAGATAAGGAGGCTGTACGGGTCCAATCGTAAGGCAACTCGGCCCTTCCATCTCTACCTGGCAGACCTGAGCCAGGACAGCCGATTGTACAGGGAGTGTCTCAGGATGAACGATGGCTTTCATAACTACGTG ATGGATGTGACCGAGGCGAGCTGCCTGGACTTGTTTCCTCCTGAGAACGTGACCTACCTCACACCAGATGCTGAAGAAG CCTTGGAGAGAATAGAATCGGACAAAGTGTACGTTCTCGGTGGTCTTGTGGATGAAAGTATTCAGAGG AAGATCACTTACATGAGGGCCAAGGAACTGAAGGTGAGGACAGCAAGACTGCCCATAGATGAGTACATGGTGAAAAAGGAAAACCCCAAAAACTTTTACTCAAAGATCCTCTCCATTAATCAAG TGTTGGACATCCTGTTGACGTTAAGAGACACTGGCAGCTGGATCAAAGCTCTTCAGGCTTGGTTTCCCCAAGGGAAGGGCTTTGTTGTCGCACCTGAGGCTGCTAATCATTCCGTATCAGGGCAAGACATGAATGTCACGTGTACATAA
- the LOC134009558 gene encoding interleukin-8-like: MKTCLLLALVAISFTLGNGMPPIGRDYNQHCHCVKLETRVIPPDSLRSVEIRPSGPHCQNIEVIAGLARGEKICLDPDTHWVKRLTRFVVEKQAKRGW, encoded by the exons ATGAAGACTTGTCTTCTGCTGGCTCTGGTGGCCATCTCTTTCACCCTTGGCAACG GTATGCCGCCAATCGGCCGAGACTACAACCAGCACTGTCACTGTGTGAAGCTGGAGACCAGAGTTATTCCTCCTGACAGCCTACGAAGCGTAGAGATTCGTCCCAGTGGCCCTCACTGCCAAAACATAGAAGTCAT agCTGGTCTTGCAAGAGGAGAGAAAATCTGTCTGGACCCTGACACTCACTGGGTGAAGAGGCTCACCCGCTTTGTGGTGGAAAAACAGGCCAAGAGAGGATGGTGA
- the LOC134009903 gene encoding protein mono-ADP-ribosyltransferase PARP14-like — MAGPKVETELRSAHVIRGGLYETKPGRFPCKSLLHVCGESNTTVIQGLVSDIMKTCDQKGHKSVAIPAICAGKGRLDPKLVADSILQGVKATVSSTPLHHLKLVRLVLFKIDVFLAFKGSAEMLFPSGNLKTALLSQSSDLSSLPPTSSSPESPSEFLVLGLCDENVSKAGAEIMRLYQDQCSQHSFKREELDGLTQAEIDEISREVASLNLTMELHGGGQGQGQSTQGGFTLSGPKDGVNKVVQQVQGYVHSGLRRKMRENEQEKEYSRVTWCMMGTMGTWERFPKEANLQLEKQEVQGGVVDGLGGNWVVDLMKMEATAQSSGRVTKLKRLENIEDFCLPLEWDSMALGVSLKLVELPTSSPEFRRVKEDFRRSASKKTVLKIERVQNVHLRKAYEVIKIQMADKNGLGGVAGEKLLYHGTSPEGGLAILETGFNRSFAGQNATSFGKGTYFAVKASYSANPTYSRADQDGNQLMFVARVLTGQYTLGDKDMIIPPPRSPQLPNDHYDSLVNNVQKPTMFVVFHDDQAYPEYLITFK; from the exons ATGGCCGGACCTAAGGTGGAGACTGAACTGAGATCAG CCCATGTGATCAGAGGAGGGTTGTATGAGACCAAGCCTGGCCGATTCCCCTGCAAGTCCCTTCTGCACGTGTGCGGAGAGAGCAACACCACCGTGATCCAAGGCCTGGTCAGTGACATCATGAAGACATGTGACCAGAAAGGTCACAAGTCTGTGGCCATCCCTGCTATCTGTGCAG GTAAGGGGCGTCTGGACCCTAAGCTGGTGGCAGACAGCATTCTCCAGGGAGTCAAAGCGACGgtgtcctccactcctctccaccaccTCAAACTGGTTCGCCTAGTCCTCTTCAAGATTGACGTTTTCCTGGCATTCAAAGGTTCCGCTGAGATGCTCTTTCCCTCAGGGAATCTCAAAACAG CTCTCCTGTCTCAGTCCTCCGACCTGAGCAGCCTTCCACCCACAAGCAGCTCCCCAGAGTCCCCATCTGAGTTCCTTGTGCTGGGCCTGTGTGACGAGAATGTGTCCAAGGCAGGTGCAGAGATCATGAGGCTCTACCAAGACCAGTGCAGCCAACACAGCTTCAAGAGGGAAGAGCTAGATGGGCTTACCCAAGCCGAGATAGACGAGATCAGCAGGGAGGTGGCATCTCTGAACCTGACCATGGAACTCCACGGTGGGGGTCAGGGCCAGGGTCAGTCTACCCAGGGCGGATTCACCCTGAGTGGGCCAAAGGATGGAGTGAACAAGGTAGTGCAGCAGGTCCAGGGGTATGTCCACAGTGGTCTGCGCCGGAAGATGAGGGAGAATGAGCAGGAGAAGGAGTACTCCCGTGTGACCTGGTGCATGATGGGAACCATGGGCACCTGGGAGAGGTTCCCAAAGGAGGCCAACCTCCAGCTAGAGAAGCAGGAGGTGCAGGGTGGAGTGGTGGATGGGCTGGGAGGAAACTGGGTGGTGGATTTGATGAAGATGGAGGCCACTGCCCAGAGTTCAGGCAGGGTGACCAAGCTGAAACGTCTGGAGAACATTGAAG acttctgtctccctctggagTGGGACAGTATGGCTCTGGGAGTGTCCCTGAAGCTGGTAGAGCTGCCCACTTCCTCTCCAGAGTTCCGCAGGGTGAAAGAGGATTTCAGGAGGTCCGCCTCCAAGAAGACCGTGCTCAAG ATTGAACGCGTTCAGAACGTACACCTGCGGAAAGCCTACGAGGTGATAAAAATCCAGATGGCGGATAAGAACGGGCTGGGCGGAGTCGCGGGCGAGAAGCTGCTGTACCACGGTACCTCACCTGAGGGAGGCCTGGCCATCCTGGAGACTGGCTTTAACAGGAGCTTCGCTGGGCAGAACG CCACTTCTTTTGGTAAAGGGACATACTTTGCTGTGAAAGCCAGCTACTCTGCTAACCCCACCTACTCACGGGCAGACCAGGACGGCAACCAGCTGATGTTTGTGGCCAGGGTCCTGACAGGGCAGTACACGCTAGGAGACAAAGACATGATTATCCCCCCACCCCGCTCCCCCCAGCTGCCCAACGACCACTATGACAGCCTGGTAAACAATGTACAGAAGCCCACCATGTTTGTCGTCTTTCACGATGACCAGGCCTACCCCGAATACCTTATTACCTTTAAATGA